In Legionella cincinnatiensis, the DNA window TACCTACAATGGTATTCGCCAACCGAATAGAAATAGATTGTTGTGGCGTGATAATCAAGTAGATGGTATAAAAACAGGCCATACAAACGAGGCAGGTTTTTGTTTAGTCTCTTCTGCAAAACGCGACAATATGCGCTTATTAGCAGTAGTTTTAGGCGAGCCCACTGATTCATCTCGTGCAGATGATAGTGAGAAACTACTTAACTATGGTTTCAGATTTTTTGAAACACATCAACTTTATAAATCCGGTCAATCAATTACAGAGCTACCTCTGTACAAAGGACAAATAGATAAGGTAGCTGTAGGGCTAAATGAAAATCAGTACATCACTATTCCAACTGGGCAATATCAACGTCTCAATATTACAACTAAAATACCTTCTTATCTTGAAGCTCCAATTAAGAAAGGAGATAAAATAGGTGAATTAGTTGTACAATTTGATAATAATGTTGTATCTACTCAAACTCTTTATGCGCTGCAAGATGTTGAGTCTGGGGGCTTTTTTACTCGAACCAAAGATTCTATACGCTTGCTCTTTAAAGGATGGTTTGGTTCTTAAGGTTTATAAAGGATGACTAAAGAAACATTCATTGATTTTCCCTGTTACTTTCCTATAAAAATAATAGGGAATAATTCACCTTTTTTTCTGGAGGAAATTAGGCAAATTACCTTAACCCATTTTCCTAATACAGCTCAAGATGCATTGACACACAAAATGAGTAATAACTCTAATTACTTGGCGATCACAGTTTCAGTATTCGTTGAAAATCAAGAAAGTCTTGATGCATTTTATCGAGCCCTTACTCAGCATCCAGAAGTAAAGATGGTTCTATAATGAAAATACGACAGCTAGGTATTCAAAATTACGATGATGTTTGGCTGCAAATGAAAGATTTTACGCAGAGCCGCCAAACTACCACTGAAGATGAGCTTTGGCTGCTTGAGCATTTTTCTGTATATACTCAAGGTCAAGCAGGAAAGCCAGAACATATCTTAAATCCGACTAACATACCTATAATACAATCTGATCGTGGAGGACAAGTCACTTATCATGGACCTGGCCAACTTGTGGCCTATATTTTAATGGATTTAAGAAGAAAAAATTTAGGTATCAGATCATTAGTCAGCAAATTAGAACAAATTTTAATCTCTGTTCTTGAACAATACAAAATTGAAGGATCGATTCGATGTGGGGCCCCAGGAGTCTATGTCAAAGAACAAAAAATTGCATCTATAGGTTTAAGAGTAAAAAATGGTTGTACTTATCATGGAATTGCACTTAATGTTAATATGAATTTGAAACCATTTTTGGGCATTAATCCTTGTGGATTTGAAAAAATGGAAATGACTCAGATAAGTCATTTCTATCCTACGGCACAATTAGATGAAGTCAGCCAGCATTTTGTGCAGTATTTTTTACAACAATTCTATCCTTAGTGACACATGAACTTGTTCATAGACTATGTACAACCACTTACAGACTGGTTGCAACAAAACCCTCACTGGTCTTTATTTATAACCTTTCTTATTTCATTAGCAGAGTCATTAGCAATCATAGGAAGTATAGTGCCTGGAAGTGTTACAATGACTGCTATAGGAATTCTCGCGGGTTCAGGAGTCATGCGCGTCGACCTTACTTTATTGGCAGCTATTTTAGGTGCCGTAGTAGGCGATAGTTTAAGCTATGCACTAGGTTACTATTATAGTGAGCAATTAATTGACATTTGGCCATTTAAGAAATACCCCAAATGGTTACAATATGG includes these proteins:
- the lipB gene encoding lipoyl(octanoyl) transferase LipB; the protein is MKIRQLGIQNYDDVWLQMKDFTQSRQTTTEDELWLLEHFSVYTQGQAGKPEHILNPTNIPIIQSDRGGQVTYHGPGQLVAYILMDLRRKNLGIRSLVSKLEQILISVLEQYKIEGSIRCGAPGVYVKEQKIASIGLRVKNGCTYHGIALNVNMNLKPFLGINPCGFEKMEMTQISHFYPTAQLDEVSQHFVQYFLQQFYP
- a CDS encoding HP0495 family protein, translating into MTKETFIDFPCYFPIKIIGNNSPFFLEEIRQITLTHFPNTAQDALTHKMSNNSNYLAITVSVFVENQESLDAFYRALTQHPEVKMVL